A single Phoenix dactylifera cultivar Barhee BC4 chromosome 1, palm_55x_up_171113_PBpolish2nd_filt_p, whole genome shotgun sequence DNA region contains:
- the LOC103713789 gene encoding pectinesterase inhibitor 28-like: MASIPPYLLLLSLLPLSLSTQSPTTNAPNLIQRTCNSTTYYDLCVASLQSDPESPEADVRGLSTIVVHLAIFNATNTSSFAASLAPSATDPSLRAVLRACAAKYSNARQALQWSLDALSTESYDYAFVHVSAAAEYPNVCRVLFRHYPRLTYPEEMARREEALVHLCTVALEIISLLG, encoded by the coding sequence ATGGCTTCCATTCCTCCTTACCTCCTCCTCCtgtctctcctccctctctccctctccacccAATCCCCCACCACCAATGCCCCAAACCTCATCCAAAGGACGTGCAACTCCACCACCTACTACGACTTGTGCGTCGCCTCCCTCCAGTCCGACCCCGAGAGCCCCGAGGCCGACGTCCGGGGCCTCTCCACCATCGTCGTCCACCTCGCCATCTTCAACGCCACCAACACCTCCTCCTTCGCTGCCTCCCTCGCTCCTTCCGCCACCGACCCTTCGCTCCGGGCCGTCCTCCGGGCGTGCGCCGCCAAGTACAGCAACGCCCGCCAGGCGCTGCAATGGTCGCTGGATGCGCTCTCGACCGAGTCGTACGACTACGCCTTCGTCCACgtgagcgccgccgccgagtaCCCCAACGTCTGCCGCGTGCTTTTCCGGCACTACCCCCGGTTGACGTACCCCGAGGAGATggcaaggagggaggaggcgtTGGTGCACTTGTGCACCGTAGCCTTGGAAATTATATCACTTCTTGGGTGA